Proteins encoded by one window of Lates calcarifer isolate ASB-BC8 linkage group LG5, TLL_Latcal_v3, whole genome shotgun sequence:
- the LOC108875955 gene encoding lysozyme g isoform X1, with protein sequence MSTKTVKSALRDMLEDLDEKQRKKFCAAILDRREEPRVRRAALENKDIVDITDALVTHFTESGAKEVALQTLREIGCNAQRESFAKDVGGGSLTGGGSVSKYGDVMKIETNGASWQTAQQDKLKYSGVKASHAMAESDLIEMNKYKSIINSAARKKGVDPALIAALISRSCRAGKTLAGGWGCYDEKRQKYNTFGLMQIDVNPNGGGHTPKGSWNSEEHLCQAIDILIYFIIRIKHTFPEWSKEQQLRGGIAAYNAGDENILSYEELDSITTGGDYSSDVIARAQWYKCNADF encoded by the exons ATGTCTACCAAGACCGTTAAATCCGCTTTACGCGACATGCTGGAGGACTTGGATGAAAAGCAGCGGAAAAAGTTCTGCGCCGCGATCCTGGACCGCAGAGAAGAACCGCGGGTCAGACGCGCAGCTCTGGAGAATAAAGATATTGTAGACATCACAGATGCTCTGGTCACACATTTCACGGAGTCCGGAGCTAAAGAAGTGGCTCTGCAGACGCTGAGAGAGATCGGCTGCAACGCTCAGAGAGAAAGCTTCG CCAAGGATGTAGGTGGAGGATCACTGACAGGAGGAGGATCTGTTTCCA AGTATGGAGATGTGATGAAGATAGAAACTAATGGAGCTTCATGGCAAACAGCTCAGCAGGACAAGCTGAAGTACTCag GTGTGAAGGCCTCACATGCCATGGCAGAGAGCGATCTGATAgaaatgaacaaatacaaatccatCATCAACAGTGCTGCTCGTAAGAAAGGAGTCGATCCAGCTCTCATCGCTGCCCTCATCTCCAGATCGTGCCGGGCTGGAAAGACGCTGGCGGGAGGCTGGGGTTGCTAtgatgaaaagagacagaagtaTAACACCTTTGGGCTGATGCAG ATTGATGTCAATCCAAATGGAGGAGGACACACTCCAAAAGGCTCATGGAACAGTGAGGAACACCTCTGCCAAGCCATCGACATCCTGATTTATTTCATCATACGCATAAAGCATACATTTCCTGAATGGAgcaaggagcagcagctgaggg gagggaTAGCAGCCTACAACGCCGGAGATGAGAACATCCTCTCCTATGAAGAGCTGGACTCCATAACCACAGGTGGAGACTACTCCAGTGATGTCATTGCCAGAGCTCAGTGGTACAAATGCAATGCTGACTTTTAA
- the LOC108875955 gene encoding lysozyme g isoform X2, whose translation MSTKTVKSALRDMLEDLDEKQRKKFCAAILDRREEPRVRRAALENKDIVDITDALVTHFTESGAKEVALQTLREIGCNAQRESFAKDVGGGSLTGGGSVSSVKASHAMAESDLIEMNKYKSIINSAARKKGVDPALIAALISRSCRAGKTLAGGWGCYDEKRQKYNTFGLMQIDVNPNGGGHTPKGSWNSEEHLCQAIDILIYFIIRIKHTFPEWSKEQQLRGGIAAYNAGDENILSYEELDSITTGGDYSSDVIARAQWYKCNADF comes from the exons ATGTCTACCAAGACCGTTAAATCCGCTTTACGCGACATGCTGGAGGACTTGGATGAAAAGCAGCGGAAAAAGTTCTGCGCCGCGATCCTGGACCGCAGAGAAGAACCGCGGGTCAGACGCGCAGCTCTGGAGAATAAAGATATTGTAGACATCACAGATGCTCTGGTCACACATTTCACGGAGTCCGGAGCTAAAGAAGTGGCTCTGCAGACGCTGAGAGAGATCGGCTGCAACGCTCAGAGAGAAAGCTTCG CCAAGGATGTAGGTGGAGGATCACTGACAGGAGGAGGATCTGTTTCCA GTGTGAAGGCCTCACATGCCATGGCAGAGAGCGATCTGATAgaaatgaacaaatacaaatccatCATCAACAGTGCTGCTCGTAAGAAAGGAGTCGATCCAGCTCTCATCGCTGCCCTCATCTCCAGATCGTGCCGGGCTGGAAAGACGCTGGCGGGAGGCTGGGGTTGCTAtgatgaaaagagacagaagtaTAACACCTTTGGGCTGATGCAG ATTGATGTCAATCCAAATGGAGGAGGACACACTCCAAAAGGCTCATGGAACAGTGAGGAACACCTCTGCCAAGCCATCGACATCCTGATTTATTTCATCATACGCATAAAGCATACATTTCCTGAATGGAgcaaggagcagcagctgaggg gagggaTAGCAGCCTACAACGCCGGAGATGAGAACATCCTCTCCTATGAAGAGCTGGACTCCATAACCACAGGTGGAGACTACTCCAGTGATGTCATTGCCAGAGCTCAGTGGTACAAATGCAATGCTGACTTTTAA